The Gemmatimonadaceae bacterium genome includes the window CATAGTAGGCCAGCATTCCCGTCATCACCACGAGCGCGAGAATGATGTTCATCGTCACACCGGCGAGCAGAATGACGAGGCGCGCCCACAGGGGCTGTGACTCGAGCCACCTGTGCGCCGGAATCGGCTTTGGTCCGAACGGCATCATCGCCTCCGGATCGAGCGGCTCTCCCTTTGTTGCGATTTCCGTGACGGCATTCTCGCTGCCGCCCTCAATAAATGCAGTAGCCTCGTCGTCTTTCGACGCCATGCGCACGTAGCCGCCGAGTGGAAGCGCGGCTATGACGTATTCGGTCTCACCCCAGCGTTTCTTCCACAACGCCTTTCCAAAGCCTATGGAAAATCGGGGAGTGTAGACGCCGACCGCTTTCGCGGCGAGGAAATGCCCGAGCTCGTGAACGAACACGACGATGCCGAAGACAATAAGTGGTGCAACCCATGCTAACATCCGAATGACTCCATCACGTGGCGGCGCGCCTTCATGTCGGCGTCAAGCAGCTCTTCCCTGCTTGTCGACGGCAGATCACCGAGACGCTGCAAAGCGGAATCTATCGAGGCGCAAATGTCCGCGAACCGGATGCTTCCGGCCAGGAACAGCGCGACGGCCTGCTCGTTCGCCGCATTGAACACTGCGGGTGCCGCGCCACCCCGTCGACCGGCATCGATTCCAAGCCGGAGCGCCGGAAATCTTTCGTAAGCCACAGGCTCGAACGTCATCGGAGACAGAGCAACCGGGTCGAACGGGGGTACACCGCTGTCCGTCGCTCGTTCTGGATGCGTGAGCGCGTACAGCACCGGCAGCTCCATGGATGGAACGCTCATCTGCGCGACGACGCTGCCGTCGACAAACTCGACGAACGAGTGCACAACGCTCTGCGGATGAACGACCACCTCGATCGAATCGTACGGAAGCCCGAACAGAAAATGCGCCTCGATCACCTCCAGCGCCTTGTTCACCAGCGTCGCACTGTCGATCGTGATCTTGCGACCCATTGTCCAGGTCGGATGCTGCAGAGCGTCGGTCAGAGTCGCGTCAGCCAGGCGCTTCTCGGTCCATTCCCGGAACGGTCCGCCCGAGGCGGTGAGGATCACCCGGCGAATCTCGCTGCGGTCGCGTCCCCCGATGCACTGCAGAATAGCGCTGTGCTCGCTGTCCACCGGGACAATCTCTCCACCGCCTTCTGCCGCGGCTTTTGTCACAAGCTCGCCCGCAACGACGAGGGTCTCCTTGTTGGCGAGCGCCACGCGCTTGCCGGCCGTCAATGCCGCGATGGTGGCATCGAGTCCCGCCGCACCGACGATGGCGTTGAGCACAATGTCGGCGTCATCGCGCGTCGCCGCCTCGACAAGACACTCGGCGCCGCGCTGCCAGCTTTCCGCACGAGCCTCGGCGAAATTGACGAGTCCAACATAAGCCGGGCGGAATTCACGCACCTGTTCGCGGAGCAGGTCCGCGTTGCTGTGTGCCGTCAGCGCAACAACCCGAAATCGATCCCTCTGACGCGCGATAACCTTGAGAGCGGTCGTGCCGATGGAGCCCGTGGAGCCAAGGATCGCAATCCCCCGCTGATTCATCCTGGCGCCGGAATCAGAAGCTGGCTTAGAATCAGATACGCGACAGGTATCGCGAACAGCAAGCTGTCCCATCTATCCAGAAGCCCACCGTGGCCGGGAAGCAGTGCTGACGAATCCTTCACGCCTGCTTCACGCTTGAGCATCGATTCGGCGAGGTCACCGATCTGGCCGGCGACGCTGATCGCAATACCGAACACGATCATGCCAAGAGGCGTCAGCGCGAGATGCGCGAATGGCTTGAGAAATACAGTCACATAAAACCAGCAGCTTGCGATTGCGGCAACAACGCCGCCAACGGCACCAGCGACGGTTTTTCCCGGACTAATCGATGGCATGAGCTTCCGTTTTCCGAACATCCGCCCGAAGGCGTAGGCGCCGATGTCGGTCCCCCACGTAACGCCAATCGGCAACATCACCAACGCCGTGCCAGCGAGCGCCCCTATCGCGTAGTCATGGTAGCGCAGCGGATAGATGAACGTACTGAGCGCGGCGTACAGGAGTCCGAAGAGCGTCACCGATACCGACACCAGAGGCCGGCCAGCTACACCACGCAGCCATATCACACTCGCAAACAACGCCAGGAAAATCAGCGACGCTTGAGCGATCGAAAGCGTAAAAACATCCAGATAGTGTGCGTGAACCAAAATGGGAATCGCCGCGGCGAGAACTATCCCGATCGTCGACATCGGGTTCGTTCCACCTGCGCGTGCCATTCGATACAGCTCCCAGGCGCAAATCCCCGAGACGGCACCGAGGGCAGCGGCCAGAATCCATCCACCGAAATAGACGAGCGCGACCGTAGCGGGCGCGCCCACCAGCGCGAACAGAATGCGCCGCGTGAGCTCCGACACGAGCTCAGACTTCCATTATTTCTGCTTCCTTCCCCTGCAGCAGATCGTCAATCTTCGAGATGTAGTCGTCGTGAAGCTTCTGCAGGTCCTTCTCGGCATGCTTCACGTCGTCCTCGGAGACCTTGTCGAGCTTCTTCAGCTTGTCGCGCCCTTCCGTCCGACCGTGGCGCACTCCAATGCGCGCTTCCTCGGCAAGCTTGTGCACGACCTTCACGAGATCTCTTCGCCGCTCTTCGTTCAGCGCGGGAATCGGAACGCGAATGACTCCGCTCTGCGTCATGGGGTTGAGCCCGAGGTCCGACTCGCGAAGAGCCTTTTCGATTGCCTGCGTCAAACCCTTGTCCCACGGGGTAACGGTGAGAAGCCGAGGCTCGGGCGCAGAGACACTCGCAACCTGATTGAGCGGCATCGTCTGTCCGTATGCCTCGACTTTGACCGTATCGAGGAGATTCACGCTCGCCTTTCCCGTCCGGATCGATGCCAGCTCCCTCTTCGAGCTCTCGAGAGCCTTCTCCATTCCGGCACGGGAGTCCTTGATGATCTGCGGTATCGTGTTCATTGAACTATTGTGCCGATCCGCTCGCCCTTTACGGCGCGCGCGATCGCTCCGGGTGTGTTGATGTTCAAAACGATAACGGGGAGATTGTTCTCCCTGCACAGCGCGATTGCCGTCTGGTCCATCACGCCAAGCTCCTTCACCATCACGTCGCGATAGCTGATGTCAGTGAACAGAGTTGCCGTCGCGTCTTTCTTTGGATCTGCGGAATAGACTCCGTCGACACTCGTCGCCTTGATGATTACCTGCGCCTTGGTCTGAATCGCCCGCAATGCAGCCGCGGTGTCCGTGGAGAAATACGGATTCCCTGTTCCGCCGGCGAACAGAACGACGCGTCCCTTCTCGAAGTGTCGGATGGCTCGCCGCCGGATGAATGGCTCGGCGATCTCTTCCATGTTGATCGCGGTCATCACCCGTGTCTCCATGCCCGCGCGCTCGAGGACATCCTGCATCGCCAGCGCGTTGATTACCGTTCCGAGCATACCCATGTAGTCGCTGCCGACGCGGTCCATGCCGAGCTTAGCGAACTCCGCTCCGCGTACGATATTGCCGCCGCCAATGACGAGGCCGATCCCGATGCCCATGCCGACTACCTGCTTGATGTCTTCGGCAATCCTTTCGAGTGTGTCGAAGTGGAATCCGGTGCCATGGCCTCCAGCGAGTGCTTCGCCGGAGACCTTGAGCAGCACACGTGTGTAGGCGACCGGACTCGCCACGAGGTTATTCCTCTCCCATCTGGTAGCGAACGAATCTGCGCACCTGGATGTTCTCGCCAACCTTGGCCGACGCTTCCTTGATGAGATCGCCAACGGTTTTCTTCGGCTCGCGGATCCACGGCTGGTGCATGAGGGTGTTGTCTTTGAAGTAAGCCTCGACCTTCCCCTCCACCATCCGCTTCACGATCGCCTCCGGCTTGCCACTCGACTTCGCCTGCTCCTCGGCGATGCGTCGCTCGACCGCGACCTTCTCTTCGGGAATGCCATCGCGGTCAACGGCGATTGGCGCGGCGCTCGCGATGTGCAGAGCGATCTCGCGCGCGAGCGTCTTGAAATCATCGGTACGGGCGACGAAATCGGTCTCGCAGTTCACTTCCACCATGACTCCCACTTTTCCGTTGTGGTGGATATAGCTGGTGATCAGTCCCTCGCTGGTCTGCTTTCCGGCGCGTTTCTCGGCTTTCGCAATTCCCTTCGCGCGAAGGTGCTCGACCGCCCGGTCCATGTCACCCTTGTTCTCCTGCAGGGCCTTTTTGCACTCCATCATTCCCGCGCCGGTTCGCTGGCGCAGCGTCTGTACATCCTTTGCCGTGAACACTTTTCTATTCCTCTTTAAGAAACTCGCGCGCGAATTGCGCGGCTTGTTGTCGTTATCCACCAAATCCGTTCAAATCAGTTCACATCGTCACACCTACAAGAACGCCGCCGGCGATTCTGCCGGCGGCGGGTTCCTACCCGCAGGCAGGTGAAGTTAACCCTCTACGGGCTCCGCGTTAGCTACCGCGTCGCCCGCTCCGCTGGTCTCTACCGCAGCGTCCGCAGAGTCTGATTCACCCGACTCTGCTTCTCCGCCCGTCTTCAGCCGCGCAGCAATCGCTTCCGGCTTTGCGCGACGGCGACGGGGCCGCCGCTTCTTCTTCCGATCGCCTTCTCCTTCCGGCTCGGCGCCGCGGTCGGAGCTGTATGTGTACGACTCCGTCTCCTCGGCTTCCTCGCGAATTGGTGCTTCGCGCCGCGCCTCGACGATCGCGTCGGAGATCGCATGCGTCACGAGCTCGACCGACTTGATCGCATCGTCGTTGCCGGCAATCGGCACTGTAATGAGATCGGGATCGGCGTTCGTGTCGACCAGAGCGATAATCGGAATGCCGAGCTTGTTTCCTTCGCTCACGGCGATGCGTTCCTTCTTCGAGTCAACGACGAACATCAGGCCCGGAAGCCTCGTCAGATTCTTGATGCCCGAGAGGTTCTTCGAGAGCTTGTCGCGCTGACGCGCCATCATCAGCTGTTCTTTCTTCGTGTAGTTCTCGAAATCTCCGCCTGACTCACTGCCGGCCTCGAGCTCCTTCAGGCGCCGGACCTGTTTCTTCACCGTCTGAAAGTTGGTGAGCAGTCCACCGAGCCACCGCTCCGTGACGAACATCGCCCCGCAGCGCTCGGCTTCCTCCTTCACAATGTTGACGAGCTGGCGCTTGGTGCAGACGAACAGCACTGCGTCGCCGCGCAGGATCACATCGCGCGCGAGCTTCTTTGCGAGCTCGAGCTGACGCAGTGTTTTCTGAAGGTCGATGATGTGAATCCCGTTGCGCTCGGCGAAGATGAAGCGGCGCATCTTCGGATTCCAGCGGCGGGTCTGGTGCCCGAAATGGACACCGGCGGCGAGTAGCTGATCGAGATTGGGCTCAGTCATTCAGTGGAGGTTTCCTCTAACGCTTGGAGAACTGGAATTTCTTGCGGGCTTTCGGACGGCCGGGCTTCTTGCGCTCGACAGCGCGTGCGTCGCGCGTGAGCAGTCCGAGGTCGCGCAGCTTGCGCCGGTGCGATTCGTCGATCTTCACCAGGGCGCGGGCGACAGCGAGACGCAGCGCACCGGCCTGACCGGTGAGTCCGCCGCCTTCTACCTTCGCGATGATGTCAAAACGACCGAGCGAATCTGTTGCTGTGAACGGCTGCTGAATAGCGGCAACGTGAGCCGAGCGCGGGAAGTAATCGCCCAGAGTACGGCCATTCACCTGCCATTTTCCGGAGCCGGGCTTGAGATACAGTCTGCAGCGCGCTTCCTTGCGGCGCCCGATTGTGTGCGTGGTTGTCGTGCTGTCAGCCATTACTTCGTCTCACCCTTTTCCTTGAGGTCCAGAACCTTCGGCTGCTGAGCGGCGTGCGAGTGATTCGCATTCGCGAAGACGCGCAGCTTGCGGCGCAGCGCCTGCCGGCCCAGCGCGGTTTTCGGCAGCATGCCGTATACCGCTTTTTCGATCACGCGCTCGGGATGCTTCTCGAGCATCGCTGCAAAGGGGACGAAACGCTCGTGTCCCATGTAGCCGGTATGGTGAAAGTACCGCTTCTGCTCCGCCTTCTTGCCGGTGACTTTTACCTTCGACGCGTTGATGACGATGACGTTGTCACCTGTATCCATGTGCGGTGTGTACATCGCCTTGTGCTTCCCGCGGATGATCTTCGCGACTTCGACGGCCAGGCGTCCGAGCACCATTCCATCGGCGTCGACGATAAACCAGTCGTGCTTGATGTCCTTCGGGGTTGCGGTGTATGTCTTCATTGTTGCGAGTTTAGACTGTGCGTAGAGCCGCACCCTGCCCTTGGGTCGGGAAGGCGGCGGGTTTCGGAGGCTTTGTATTGGGGTTCTGCGACAGCCTTTAAATTTACGAATCGCAGTGACTTAAGTCAACAACTGGCGCCCGCGTTTCGCCACCGCCACATTCGCCGCTCCCATACTCACAGGATCACCGATGCATGTAACACTGCGCTGGTATGCCGGCGCCTCTGCAGTGCGCCCCGGATCAGCGAGGGGGACACGTTCATTTCGTTCTCCAAGTAATTCTGCGTCCACGGGTCGAGCTCAAGAAAGTCTACTGCGAAAACCGCAGGTGCGAGGCGGGAGGTGTCGGGGGTCCCAGGTGGCAGGTGAGGTGAGAGGCGATTCTCTGAGGCCTCACCTCCGACGTCGCGACCTGTCTCCTGCGGCCTCGCACCCGTGATTTTCTCGTTTGATCCTATCGCTAAGCGCTGAACGGATGCGGTTGCTGTGATGTTGCGGTGCCGATATGTTTGCCCTCCCTTTGCGTTTAGCTGCTGGACATCCCATTTCTGGAGATCGCTGATGCGCTTTACCGCACTGGCAGGATGCGTTGTGCTTTTCGCTGGATGCAGCACGAACGAAGCACCGCCCGCAGTTGATACAACGGCTATGGCCCCCGCCCCCGAGGCCGCACCCGCGGCACCAGCGTCGCTGGCCACCTTCGCCGGGATTTGGAACGTGACCGTGAAGCCAGAAGGGCGCGACACGGTGGTGGCGACGTATGTGCTCAACACCACCGATTCCACCGCCTGGTCATTCGCCTTCCCGAAGGGTAAGCCTGTTGCGATGAGAGTGACGAGCGTGCGCGGTGACACGGTGGTAACGGAGACTGACTGGTTCGACAGTAGTGTTCGACCAGGTCTCAAGGCGCGCAGCAACGTTACTTCGTGGTTACGCGACGGAAAGTTGGTCGGGAAGAACCTCGTTCATTATCAGACGACGGGAGCGGACACCGTCCGCATCTTCGACACCGAAGGCACCAGGCAGTAGCTAGTCGTGCAGCACGGTCGGGTAGTGGGCGACGACTGACCCACTGCCCGGCTGAGTCTGCAGCCCTCAATTACTGTAGCTCGACGAGAATCGCGCCCTTCTCCACTGCCATTCCGACTTCGGCGTGCAGAGCTTTCACAGTCCCGCCTGTCTTCGCGCGCAGCTCGTTCTCCATCTTCATCGCTTCCATCACCACGGCGCCGTGCCCCGCAACGATCACGTCGCCGACTGCCACATTCACCCGCACGACCAGGCCCGGCATTGGCGCGATGATGGGAGCCGGACCTGACGGTTTCGCGACTGCCGCGGTGATGTCGCGAATTGCACGCGTCCGCTCATCCAGCGCCTCGACTTCAAAGCGATGGCCTCCAACCGATAGGACATAACGGCCACGCCTACCCGTCCGACGGACAATCACGCGATGGACTTCTTCGCCCAGCGTGAGGACGGCGAGCGGAGTTCCCTCGATCGGCTCGAGACGGGCTTCGACTTCGCTGCCATCTATCTTCGCGGTCGTTCCGTTCAGCTCTACTTCACGGCGCTCGCCATTGAGATCGACGACGTACTTCATGCGCCCGCCGGAACGAGCTCGCATACTGTCTCGACATGCGCTGTCTGCGGAAACATGTCGAAAGCGACCAGCGATCTTATTTCATATCGGGGCAGGCGCGACAGATCACGCGCGAGCGTCGCTGGATTACAGCTCACGTAAACCAGAACCCGTGGCTGTGGTGAAGCTCCATCGAGAACGTCAGTCACGGTCGAGCCGAGCCCCGCGCGCGGTGGATTGAGAATCACGGCGTCGGCGGGAAGTGCAGAAGGCAGCGCAGTCTCGACTCTGCCGCGAATGGACGTCGAGCCTTCCGGGAGGCGGCTGGCGGACCAGTTTGCAGCTTCAGCGTTCAGCTCGATCGCGGTTACTCGTGTGCCGGAGCCTGCGAGCTCGACAGCAACATCGCCAGTGCCTGAATACGCATCGATTACATGGCAAGGCGTGTGAGACGTAACCCGCTCGACCACGTGCTCATGTAACTGCGCCGCGACCGCCTCGTTCACCTGAGCGAATGATGCAGCCGGCCACCGCGACTCCCGATGGACGCGACGGTCCTGCAGCAGTCTCCTCGTTCCCGAATCGTTTTCCCACCACAACGCGGCGAGGCTCGGCACGGCGGCGAAGAGGTCAGCGGCCATCGGAAAGTGCGCCGCTCCAATAAGCGTGAAGACGGCGCCTTCAGAAGTGAGCCGCACACTTCCCCGCAGCGGCTGCCAGTCCGGGAAAAAGCGCGAATGCTCGAGGATCGATCGCCAAACGGCCACAGCGCCGCTATCGGTGATCGGACAATCCTCGAGCCGGAAGATCTGCGACGGATCGTCGTACCTGTGCAGACCGGCAATCCACTCCCCGCTCGCGGATTTTCGCATTGCCAGAGTCAGTTTGCTTCGATATCGCCATTCGTTGTCGCTCGCGCGTATCTCCACCTCGCTGACCTTGCGCTTCCCAATCCGTTCCAGAGCGTCGCGAATAATCCTTTGCTTGGCGCGAAGCTGCGCCGCGTATGACATGTGCTGGATCTGGCAGCCGCCACAGTGATCGCGCGTGTAATGCTCGCACGGCGGGTCGACTCGTACCGGAGATGGTCGCGCGATGGTGCGAAGGGTCCCGCGCGCGAAGCTCGCTTTCCCGGCAATTCTCGCGGTGACGAGATCGCCTGGCGCCGTGCGAGGGACGAACACTACCAGTCCGTTGCTGCGGCCGACGCCGTCGCCGCCTGCGGCGATGGATTCGATCTCGAGCGAAACCATTTGCGGCATCAGCCGAGGCTCAACGAAGTGATTCGAGGCGCGCGGTGTTCTTCCACCGATTCGAGCCGTCCGCCGTCGCGCACTCATTATATAGAGGTGCGCCCGCGACTCCGGCGAGGCTCGTCCCAGCAGCCGACGTACGCGGGCCGGGACCATTCGCTTTTGCGGCCTGCCCCAGCGTCGCCTGCGCCGCCGGTCCGCGGCCGCGGTCTCGCTCGGCCAGCAACGCCGCGGCGATTGCGGCGATCTCCGTTGTCTCCCTGGGCGGGCGAACGTTAGTCAGCGATTCAAGACGTCGCTCGAGCCACTGAATCTCGATCTCCCCGCGCCGGAATTCCCCATCTTCCATCAGCCGGAGGTGGAAGTCTCGTGAGGTCTCGACGCCGTCGATCACAAGCTCGAGAAGTGCGCGATGCATCCGCTCGATCGCGAGCTCCCTCGTCGCCGCCCACACTATGAGCTTGGCGAGGAGCGGGTCGTAATGGAGGCCGACTTCACTGCCCGACTCTATCCCGCCGTCCCAGCGGACTCCCGGGCCGCTCGGGATATGCAGATAGTCGATGCGGCCGGTCGAAGGAAGGAATCCATTTGCAGTGTCTTCACTCGTGATTCGGCACTCGATCGACCAGCCCCGCGGTTTGATCTCTTCCTGCTTGAAGGGGAGACGCTCTCCGGCCGCCACACGCAGCTGCCACTGGACCAGATCGATCCCGGTGACGAATTCCGTCACCGGATGCTCGACCTGGAGGCGCGTGTTCATCTCCAGGAAATAGAAATTGTCTTCGCTGTCGAGCAGAAACTCACAGGTGCCGGCGTTGACGTAACCCGCCGCGCGAGCGAGGCGCACCGCAGCCTCACCCATCCAACGTCGAAGCTGCGACGACACTGCAACGCTGGGCGATTCCTCCAGCATCTTCTGGTGACGTCGCTGGACGGAGCACTCACGCTCGCCGAGTGAAAGAACGTTGCCGTGCCTGTCGGCCAGAACCTGAATCTCGACATGCCGCGGACCCTCGATGTATTTCTCGATGTAGACCGCGTCGTCACCGAACGCGTTCTGCGCCTCTCTTTGCGCGGCTCCAAGCGAAGCCTCGAGCTCCGACGCCTGACGAACGACGCGCATCCCCTTCCCGCCACCGCCGGCGGCGGCCTTGAGCAACATGGGATACCCGAAGGTTTCCGCGAGTGCGAGCGCGGACTCGACATTTGTAAGCGCCTCGGTCGTTCCGGGAACCACGGGCACGTCGTGCTGCAGCGCCAGCGTGCGCGCCGCTGTCTTGTTCCCGAGCGCGGCAATCGCTTCCGCTGGTGGACCGACGAACATAAGTCCTGCGTCACGCACTGCCCGCGCGAACCATTCCCTCTCGGAAAGAAATCCGTATCCAGGGTGAATCGCCTGCGCGCCGCGCTCCCGTGCAACTTCGATGATGCGATCGCCGAGGAGGTAGCTCTCGCGCGAAGGAGGCGGGCCGATATTGACGGCTTCGTCTGCTTCACGAACGTGCGGCGCCGCTGCATCTGCGTCGCTGTAGATCGCGACGCTCTTCACACCCAGCTCGCGACACGCCCGGATTACTCTTACGGCAATCTCGCCTCGGTTGGCG containing:
- a CDS encoding acetyl-CoA carboxylase biotin carboxylase subunit; its protein translation is MFSKVLVANRGEIAVRVIRACRELGVKSVAIYSDADAAAPHVREADEAVNIGPPPSRESYLLGDRIIEVARERGAQAIHPGYGFLSEREWFARAVRDAGLMFVGPPAEAIAALGNKTAARTLALQHDVPVVPGTTEALTNVESALALAETFGYPMLLKAAAGGGGKGMRVVRQASELEASLGAAQREAQNAFGDDAVYIEKYIEGPRHVEIQVLADRHGNVLSLGERECSVQRRHQKMLEESPSVAVSSQLRRWMGEAAVRLARAAGYVNAGTCEFLLDSEDNFYFLEMNTRLQVEHPVTEFVTGIDLVQWQLRVAAGERLPFKQEEIKPRGWSIECRITSEDTANGFLPSTGRIDYLHIPSGPGVRWDGGIESGSEVGLHYDPLLAKLIVWAATRELAIERMHRALLELVIDGVETSRDFHLRLMEDGEFRRGEIEIQWLERRLESLTNVRPPRETTEIAAIAAALLAERDRGRGPAAQATLGQAAKANGPGPRTSAAGTSLAGVAGAPLYNECATADGSNRWKNTARLESLR
- the dxr gene encoding 1-deoxy-D-xylulose-5-phosphate reductoisomerase, whose amino-acid sequence is MNQRGIAILGSTGSIGTTALKVIARQRDRFRVVALTAHSNADLLREQVREFRPAYVGLVNFAEARAESWQRGAECLVEAATRDDADIVLNAIVGAAGLDATIAALTAGKRVALANKETLVVAGELVTKAAAEGGGEIVPVDSEHSAILQCIGGRDRSEIRRVILTASGGPFREWTEKRLADATLTDALQHPTWTMGRKITIDSATLVNKALEVIEAHFLFGLPYDSIEVVVHPQSVVHSFVEFVDGSVVAQMSVPSMELPVLYALTHPERATDSGVPPFDPVALSPMTFEPVAYERFPALRLGIDAGRRGGAAPAVFNAANEQAVALFLAGSIRFADICASIDSALQRLGDLPSTSREELLDADMKARRHVMESFGC
- the rpsB gene encoding 30S ribosomal protein S2, which translates into the protein MTEPNLDQLLAAGVHFGHQTRRWNPKMRRFIFAERNGIHIIDLQKTLRQLELAKKLARDVILRGDAVLFVCTKRQLVNIVKEEAERCGAMFVTERWLGGLLTNFQTVKKQVRRLKELEAGSESGGDFENYTKKEQLMMARQRDKLSKNLSGIKNLTRLPGLMFVVDSKKERIAVSEGNKLGIPIIALVDTNADPDLITVPIAGNDDAIKSVELVTHAISDAIVEARREAPIREEAEETESYTYSSDRGAEPEGEGDRKKKRRPRRRRAKPEAIAARLKTGGEAESGESDSADAAVETSGAGDAVANAEPVEG
- a CDS encoding biotin/lipoyl-containing protein, encoding MRARSGGRMKYVVDLNGERREVELNGTTAKIDGSEVEARLEPIEGTPLAVLTLGEEVHRVIVRRTGRRGRYVLSVGGHRFEVEALDERTRAIRDITAAVAKPSGPAPIIAPMPGLVVRVNVAVGDVIVAGHGAVVMEAMKMENELRAKTGGTVKALHAEVGMAVEKGAILVELQ
- the rpsI gene encoding 30S ribosomal protein S9 — protein: MADSTTTTHTIGRRKEARCRLYLKPGSGKWQVNGRTLGDYFPRSAHVAAIQQPFTATDSLGRFDIIAKVEGGGLTGQAGALRLAVARALVKIDESHRRKLRDLGLLTRDARAVERKKPGRPKARKKFQFSKR
- the rplM gene encoding 50S ribosomal protein L13; this translates as MKTYTATPKDIKHDWFIVDADGMVLGRLAVEVAKIIRGKHKAMYTPHMDTGDNVIVINASKVKVTGKKAEQKRYFHHTGYMGHERFVPFAAMLEKHPERVIEKAVYGMLPKTALGRQALRRKLRVFANANHSHAAQQPKVLDLKEKGETK
- the tsf gene encoding translation elongation factor Ts, yielding MFTAKDVQTLRQRTGAGMMECKKALQENKGDMDRAVEHLRAKGIAKAEKRAGKQTSEGLITSYIHHNGKVGVMVEVNCETDFVARTDDFKTLAREIALHIASAAPIAVDRDGIPEEKVAVERRIAEEQAKSSGKPEAIVKRMVEGKVEAYFKDNTLMHQPWIREPKKTVGDLIKEASAKVGENIQVRRFVRYQMGEE
- the pyrH gene encoding UMP kinase, whose product is MASPVAYTRVLLKVSGEALAGGHGTGFHFDTLERIAEDIKQVVGMGIGIGLVIGGGNIVRGAEFAKLGMDRVGSDYMGMLGTVINALAMQDVLERAGMETRVMTAINMEEIAEPFIRRRAIRHFEKGRVVLFAGGTGNPYFSTDTAAALRAIQTKAQVIIKATSVDGVYSADPKKDATATLFTDISYRDVMVKELGVMDQTAIALCRENNLPVIVLNINTPGAIARAVKGERIGTIVQ
- a CDS encoding phosphatidate cytidylyltransferase, which codes for MSELTRRILFALVGAPATVALVYFGGWILAAALGAVSGICAWELYRMARAGGTNPMSTIGIVLAAAIPILVHAHYLDVFTLSIAQASLIFLALFASVIWLRGVAGRPLVSVSVTLFGLLYAALSTFIYPLRYHDYAIGALAGTALVMLPIGVTWGTDIGAYAFGRMFGKRKLMPSISPGKTVAGAVGGVVAAIASCWFYVTVFLKPFAHLALTPLGMIVFGIAISVAGQIGDLAESMLKREAGVKDSSALLPGHGGLLDRWDSLLFAIPVAYLILSQLLIPAPG
- the frr gene encoding ribosome recycling factor produces the protein MNTIPQIIKDSRAGMEKALESSKRELASIRTGKASVNLLDTVKVEAYGQTMPLNQVASVSAPEPRLLTVTPWDKGLTQAIEKALRESDLGLNPMTQSGVIRVPIPALNEERRRDLVKVVHKLAEEARIGVRHGRTEGRDKLKKLDKVSEDDVKHAEKDLQKLHDDYISKIDDLLQGKEAEIMEV